A region from the Spirochaeta thermophila DSM 6192 genome encodes:
- a CDS encoding glutamate synthase subunit beta, which translates to MGKPTGFMEYARKGIVDRDPLDRIRDFEEFHIHLSEEERRQQGARCMDCGVPFCHTSYGCPIHNLIPEWNDLVYKGKWEEAFYRLKYTNNFPEFTGRVCPAPCETACVLGINEPAVTIKDNECTIIDRAYEMGLMVPRPPKVRTGKRVAVVGSGPAGLAAADQLNQAGHQVTVFERDDRPGGLLMYGIPNMKLDKGLVQRRIDIMVQEGVEIVTNAWVGRDVDPEKLVAEYDAVILAIGSTRPRDLPVPGRDLKGIHFAMEFLKANTKSLLDSNLSDGTYISAKDKHVIVIGGGDTGNDCIGTSIRHGCAGVTNFELLPKPPEEREKAAPWPLYPRMFKVDYGHAEAIAKFGRDPREYCILTKEFIGDARGHVKAVRTVRVEWGKDEQGRHVMKEIPGTEEIWKADLVLLALGFLGPEEDVPGILGLERDPRSNIAAPYGSFLTSHPKVFAAGDARRGQSLVVWAIHEGREAAYEVDRFLMGESVLPRMRP; encoded by the coding sequence ATGGGTAAGCCGACTGGATTCATGGAATATGCCCGCAAGGGGATCGTCGATAGAGATCCTCTTGATCGGATAAGGGATTTCGAGGAGTTCCACATCCACCTTTCCGAGGAGGAGCGGAGACAGCAGGGGGCCCGTTGCATGGACTGCGGAGTTCCCTTCTGTCACACCTCCTATGGGTGCCCCATCCATAACCTCATCCCGGAGTGGAACGACCTCGTCTACAAGGGGAAATGGGAAGAGGCCTTCTATCGCCTCAAATACACCAACAACTTCCCCGAATTCACCGGACGGGTCTGTCCCGCCCCCTGTGAGACGGCCTGTGTGCTCGGGATCAACGAGCCCGCGGTGACCATCAAGGACAACGAGTGCACGATCATCGATCGGGCCTATGAGATGGGGCTGATGGTGCCCCGCCCGCCGAAGGTACGCACCGGGAAGCGGGTGGCCGTGGTGGGGAGCGGACCGGCGGGACTCGCCGCCGCAGACCAGCTCAATCAAGCGGGTCATCAGGTGACGGTATTCGAGCGTGATGACAGGCCCGGTGGGCTTCTCATGTACGGGATCCCCAACATGAAGCTGGACAAGGGGCTCGTGCAACGGCGGATCGACATCATGGTCCAGGAGGGGGTGGAGATCGTCACGAACGCGTGGGTAGGAAGGGATGTGGATCCGGAGAAGCTCGTGGCCGAATACGACGCGGTGATCCTCGCCATAGGGTCGACCAGGCCGAGGGATCTCCCCGTGCCGGGACGTGATCTCAAGGGGATTCACTTCGCAATGGAGTTCCTCAAGGCCAACACCAAGAGTCTCCTCGATTCGAATCTCTCGGACGGCACCTACATTTCGGCCAAGGACAAGCACGTGATTGTCATAGGAGGCGGCGATACCGGGAACGATTGTATCGGCACTTCCATCCGCCACGGTTGCGCAGGAGTGACGAACTTCGAGCTTCTCCCCAAGCCTCCGGAAGAGAGGGAGAAAGCGGCGCCGTGGCCCCTCTATCCGCGGATGTTCAAGGTGGACTACGGTCATGCCGAGGCCATCGCGAAATTCGGAAGGGATCCGCGGGAATACTGCATCCTCACCAAGGAGTTCATCGGGGATGCACGCGGACATGTGAAGGCCGTCCGCACGGTCAGGGTGGAGTGGGGGAAGGACGAACAGGGACGTCACGTGATGAAAGAGATCCCCGGCACTGAGGAGATCTGGAAGGCCGATCTCGTCCTTCTTGCCCTGGGCTTCCTGGGGCCGGAAGAGGACGTGCCTGGAATCCTCGGCCTCGAGAGGGATCCGAGGAGCAACATAGCGGCACCTTACGGCTCCTTCCTCACCTCGCATCCCAAGGTGTTCGCTGCAGGTGACGCCAGGCGGGGCCAATCCCTCGTGGTATGGGCCATCCATGAAGGGCGTGAAGCTGCATACGAAGTGGACCGGTTCCTCATGGGAGAGAGTGTTCTGCCCAGGATGAGACCTTGA
- the rplU gene encoding 50S ribosomal protein L21: MYAVVEIGGKQYKAEEGKILKVERLHADEGQPVDIDTVLMVRDDAGIKVGAPYVTGAKVKAVVSGHGKDRKVIVFKYKRRKNYRRKQGHRQQYTLLKVEQIQA; encoded by the coding sequence ATGTACGCAGTGGTAGAAATCGGTGGTAAGCAGTACAAGGCTGAAGAGGGGAAGATCCTCAAGGTGGAACGGCTCCATGCAGATGAGGGGCAGCCGGTGGATATCGACACCGTCCTCATGGTGCGGGACGATGCCGGGATAAAAGTGGGTGCACCGTATGTGACAGGTGCAAAGGTGAAGGCCGTGGTCTCCGGGCACGGGAAAGACCGGAAGGTGATCGTCTTCAAGTATAAGAGGAGGAAGAACTACCGGAGGAAACAGGGCCACAGGCAGCAGTACACCCTCCTGAAGGTGGAACAGATACAGGCCTAG
- a CDS encoding ribosomal-processing cysteine protease Prp, with product MIRVLLEVQEGVLRTLEVEGHATRRGSLSIPCAGVSILARTAARLLEERLGGLLEGEASEEGSLWIRIPFVATDREWLEGVTAFLKKGFEDLAREYPEDIDYREE from the coding sequence ATGATCCGGGTCCTCCTTGAGGTGCAGGAAGGAGTTCTGCGGACGCTCGAGGTCGAGGGGCATGCGACACGGAGGGGGAGCCTGAGTATACCCTGTGCGGGGGTGAGTATACTTGCGAGGACGGCGGCCCGACTCCTGGAAGAGCGGTTGGGTGGGCTTCTGGAAGGCGAGGCGAGCGAGGAGGGAAGCCTCTGGATCCGGATTCCCTTCGTGGCCACAGATCGCGAGTGGTTGGAGGGCGTGACCGCCTTCCTGAAAAAGGGTTTCGAGGATTTGGCTCGGGAGTATCCCGAAGACATCGACTACAGGGAGGAATGA
- the rpmA gene encoding 50S ribosomal protein L27, protein MAHKKGGGSSKNGRDSQSKRLGVKRFGGQIVKPGEIIVRQRGTKFHPGLNVGLGKDYTIYAKVEGRVNFRIRRGKQLIDVLPVSV, encoded by the coding sequence ATGGCACATAAGAAGGGTGGCGGAAGTTCGAAGAACGGAAGGGATTCTCAGTCGAAGCGCCTCGGGGTGAAACGATTCGGTGGGCAGATCGTGAAGCCCGGGGAGATCATCGTGAGACAGCGTGGTACCAAGTTCCACCCCGGACTCAATGTGGGGCTGGGCAAAGATTACACCATCTATGCGAAGGTCGAGGGACGAGTCAATTTCAGGATCCGCAGGGGGAAGCAGCTCATCGATGTGCTTCCCGTCTCGGTATGA
- the obgE gene encoding GTPase ObgE — MSDAAEGVERFVDEVEIEVSSGKGGDGCVSFRREKYVPRGGPDGGDGGKGGDVVFVIRPNLKTLVHLRRRSVYRAGNGEPGRGKQQHGKNGEELVIEVPPGTVVRDAATGEVLKDLSSLSPEEKWVFLRGGRGGRGNVHFKSPTNQAPRHAEPGRPGETRRIILELRLIADIGLVGFPNAGKSTLLSVVTNAHPRIASYPFTTRIPHLGVMYIHETELILADIPGIIEGASRGAGLGLRFLKHIARTAGLAFLIDLADEMWEGAFDILMNELRTYGQGLAEKPSIIVGTKIDLPGTEERLRALRSMHPGIPVLGISAVQRKGLRELGEAFLDLKRRAAEEGGL, encoded by the coding sequence GTGTCGGATGCGGCAGAGGGTGTGGAACGTTTCGTCGATGAGGTGGAGATAGAGGTATCCTCCGGGAAGGGGGGGGATGGTTGTGTATCGTTCCGGAGGGAGAAGTATGTCCCCAGGGGCGGTCCCGACGGAGGCGATGGAGGGAAGGGAGGAGATGTCGTCTTCGTCATACGGCCCAATCTGAAAACCCTCGTGCATCTGAGACGCAGGTCTGTCTACCGAGCCGGAAACGGTGAGCCGGGACGAGGGAAACAGCAGCACGGCAAGAACGGAGAGGAGTTGGTTATCGAAGTGCCTCCCGGAACGGTGGTCAGGGATGCCGCGACCGGTGAGGTGCTCAAGGATCTTTCCTCTCTCTCCCCTGAGGAGAAGTGGGTCTTCCTCAGGGGGGGGAGGGGAGGACGGGGAAATGTGCATTTCAAGTCTCCCACCAATCAGGCTCCCCGTCATGCGGAACCGGGCCGCCCCGGTGAGACACGGAGGATCATCCTCGAACTCAGACTGATCGCCGATATCGGTTTGGTCGGTTTCCCGAACGCAGGTAAATCCACCCTCCTCAGTGTCGTGACCAATGCGCACCCCCGTATCGCCTCGTATCCCTTCACCACCAGGATCCCCCACCTCGGTGTGATGTATATCCACGAGACCGAACTCATTCTCGCGGACATCCCCGGCATCATCGAGGGGGCCAGCAGGGGCGCGGGACTCGGTCTCCGATTCCTCAAGCATATCGCACGAACCGCCGGTCTCGCGTTTCTCATAGACCTCGCGGATGAGATGTGGGAAGGTGCATTCGACATCCTCATGAACGAACTCAGGACCTATGGGCAGGGCCTTGCCGAGAAACCCTCTATCATCGTGGGGACGAAGATCGATCTCCCCGGTACCGAGGAACGACTCAGGGCCCTCAGGTCCATGCATCCGGGGATCCCTGTCCTCGGGATTTCGGCAGTCCAGCGGAAGGGGCTCCGGGAGCTCGGGGAAGCCTTTCTCGATCTCAAGCGTCGGGCGGCGGAGGAGGGCGGCCTATGA
- the nadD gene encoding nicotinate (nicotinamide) nucleotide adenylyltransferase, translating into MRVLLFGGTFNPIHVGHLFVAEEACVELGYEKVIFVPAYRPAHKVLADHDDPMHRYKMVERATAGNPRFTVDDCEIRRQGTSYTLDTITYLMETLPLTGKLGLLIGDDLVPGFSSWKHADILPELVDIVIARRTSSSPYEVPWRHTYITNTIIHISSSEIRERVAQGKAFRYLVPEPVYEYIVEHGLYRS; encoded by the coding sequence ATGAGGGTCCTCCTCTTCGGAGGCACATTCAACCCCATTCACGTAGGACACCTTTTCGTCGCAGAGGAAGCCTGTGTAGAGCTTGGGTATGAGAAGGTGATCTTCGTGCCTGCCTACCGTCCTGCCCACAAGGTCCTTGCAGACCACGACGATCCCATGCACAGGTACAAGATGGTCGAACGCGCGACTGCAGGCAACCCTCGATTCACGGTGGATGATTGCGAGATACGTCGGCAGGGGACTTCGTATACTCTCGACACGATCACATATCTCATGGAGACTCTGCCGTTGACGGGGAAACTTGGCCTCCTCATAGGAGACGACCTGGTCCCCGGCTTTTCCTCGTGGAAGCATGCCGATATCCTTCCGGAACTCGTCGATATAGTGATCGCACGGAGGACTTCTTCCTCACCCTATGAGGTGCCATGGCGTCACACCTATATCACCAACACCATCATTCACATCTCCTCTTCGGAAATTCGTGAAAGGGTTGCCCAAGGAAAGGCCTTTCGATATCTTGTCCCTGAACCGGTGTATGAGTATATCGTGGAACACGGACTCTATAGATCATAG
- the yqeK gene encoding bis(5'-nucleosyl)-tetraphosphatase (symmetrical) YqeK — MREVHGGLKRLVGPARYRHSLRVATLCREIARREGVSIVSAHLAGLSHDLARDLPRDVLVAFVPCLEDVGKHEVEHPVLLHGAVAAHLLAHVYGLPIPEILEAVRHHTLGAPGLGPLGQILFCADYLEPQRTHISREEAGRILSLPLPDMVCAVVEHMERSGFPVHPVTMEMYRALREERVNAHV; from the coding sequence ATGAGAGAGGTCCACGGTGGCCTCAAGCGGCTTGTCGGCCCTGCTCGTTATCGACATTCCCTGAGGGTGGCGACCCTCTGCAGGGAGATCGCCCGGAGGGAGGGGGTCTCGATCGTTTCCGCCCACCTGGCAGGCCTTTCCCACGATCTCGCGAGGGACCTTCCCCGGGATGTGCTCGTCGCGTTCGTTCCGTGCCTCGAGGATGTAGGGAAACACGAGGTGGAACATCCGGTTCTCCTCCATGGAGCTGTGGCCGCCCACCTCCTTGCACATGTCTATGGCCTTCCGATCCCGGAGATCCTGGAGGCCGTTCGGCATCATACCCTTGGGGCTCCCGGTCTTGGTCCGCTCGGACAGATACTCTTCTGTGCCGACTACCTTGAACCCCAGCGTACGCACATATCCAGGGAAGAGGCCGGGAGGATCCTTTCTCTTCCCCTTCCCGACATGGTATGTGCGGTGGTCGAGCACATGGAGCGATCCGGGTTCCCGGTTCACCCGGTCACCATGGAGATGTATCGAGCGTTGAGGGAAGAGAGGGTCAATGCTCATGTATGA
- a CDS encoding LCP family protein, translating to MRSSRLVVGLILGGIVLTILAVGFLVYSHVRVDDFTMKAGQKEVISFLWVVYDEEGGLMTEVLFFEPSRGNLAFLDVPFNTGMLFAELERIDSLDYAYRQRGISYLKKYVESLLGVEMDFVFEISLENLGKVVDLLEGIEVFIPEEISIKEPHRVLLPSGNVRLDGAKARQLVLYAARGKGTPPSDPEATSLRQQFFQSFISSCAQHPLLHHDKVVRLFLSLFSSSMNASSFRHFRDALGNAHLAGIVTQRVLGKISRVEEQDLLIPHFQGDLLRQTVQHLVGLLKEDSALSPIERRVTLQILNGTTVQGLARRTATLFEGFGYEVVSIGNAESDQEEYTRIIDRRGDPERAQNVARIIHCTRVESLMESDPPADITIILGRDFDGRYCKE from the coding sequence ATGCGCTCCTCCCGACTGGTCGTAGGTCTCATACTGGGGGGAATCGTCCTCACGATCCTTGCTGTGGGGTTCCTCGTCTACTCCCATGTGAGGGTGGATGATTTCACGATGAAAGCCGGGCAGAAGGAGGTGATCTCTTTCCTCTGGGTGGTATACGATGAGGAAGGCGGTCTGATGACGGAAGTCCTCTTCTTCGAACCTTCGCGTGGCAACCTCGCCTTTCTCGACGTGCCGTTCAACACCGGGATGCTCTTCGCCGAATTGGAACGGATAGACTCTCTCGATTATGCATACAGGCAGAGGGGGATCTCCTATCTCAAGAAGTACGTGGAATCTCTCCTGGGCGTGGAGATGGATTTCGTGTTCGAGATCTCACTTGAGAACCTGGGCAAGGTGGTGGATCTCCTGGAGGGTATCGAGGTCTTCATTCCGGAGGAGATCTCCATCAAGGAACCGCACAGGGTGCTTCTCCCTTCAGGGAATGTGCGACTCGATGGAGCGAAGGCACGGCAGTTGGTTCTCTATGCTGCCCGGGGGAAGGGGACACCCCCATCGGACCCTGAAGCGACTTCTCTGCGTCAGCAGTTCTTTCAATCCTTCATCTCTTCCTGTGCCCAGCATCCACTCCTCCATCATGACAAGGTGGTGAGGTTGTTCCTCTCCCTCTTTTCGAGCAGCATGAACGCTTCTTCCTTCCGACACTTCAGGGACGCCCTGGGGAATGCGCATCTCGCCGGGATCGTCACCCAGCGGGTGCTCGGGAAGATCTCGCGCGTGGAGGAACAGGATCTCCTCATTCCCCACTTCCAGGGGGATCTGCTTCGCCAGACCGTCCAACATCTTGTCGGGCTCTTGAAGGAGGATTCCGCCCTCTCTCCCATCGAGAGGAGGGTTACGCTGCAGATACTCAACGGTACCACGGTGCAGGGCTTGGCCCGTCGTACCGCAACCCTCTTTGAAGGGTTCGGGTATGAGGTGGTGAGTATCGGGAATGCAGAATCCGATCAGGAGGAATATACGAGGATCATCGACAGGAGGGGGGATCCCGAAAGGGCTCAGAACGTAGCCCGTATTATTCACTGCACGAGAGTTGAGTCGCTCATGGAGTCTGATCCACCAGCGGATATCACTATCATCCTTGGGAGGGATTTCGATGGAAGGTACTGTAAAGAATGA
- the rsfS gene encoding ribosome silencing factor, with product MEGTVKNELDVREIAEFLEDHKARDVVALDLRGISPIADFFVIATFQSEGHLRGLLGQLTTFCEEKALFPLSGTGRLSYSEWVLLDYGVLVIHLMSERLRGFYQLEKLWHEAPVIYGSSSKSS from the coding sequence ATGGAAGGTACTGTAAAGAATGAACTGGATGTACGGGAGATCGCCGAATTCCTGGAAGACCACAAGGCACGTGACGTCGTGGCCCTCGATCTCAGGGGGATATCCCCGATTGCGGATTTCTTCGTGATCGCCACGTTCCAGAGCGAGGGACATCTCAGAGGCTTGCTGGGGCAGCTCACGACCTTTTGCGAGGAGAAGGCCCTCTTCCCGTTGTCGGGAACGGGGAGGTTGTCCTACAGCGAGTGGGTCCTGCTCGACTATGGCGTGCTGGTGATACATCTCATGAGCGAGCGACTGAGAGGATTCTATCAGCTCGAGAAGCTCTGGCACGAGGCTCCTGTGATCTACGGATCTTCCTCGAAATCGTCGTAG
- a CDS encoding chemotaxis protein CheX → MDLTEIRYALEDAISELFQEIGPLHASIAAVSSTPSVEIVSSLGLVGGMKGYGFLLFSQRNALLFTSTVSRALGYAIEGEELTELHRSFLLEFTNQIFGRTAGKFSRLGIDVRITPPSLLLGKGVSPLFFHEAAHLHLSIQGTFGTFLLSLILKHPLR, encoded by the coding sequence ATGGATCTTACAGAAATCCGTTACGCACTTGAAGATGCGATCAGCGAGTTGTTCCAGGAGATAGGGCCGCTTCACGCGAGTATAGCCGCGGTGTCCTCAACCCCGTCGGTGGAGATAGTGAGTTCGCTCGGTCTGGTCGGAGGCATGAAAGGATACGGATTTCTCCTCTTCTCACAGAGAAACGCCCTCCTCTTCACCTCCACCGTCTCACGGGCGCTCGGGTATGCGATAGAGGGGGAGGAGCTCACGGAGCTCCACAGATCGTTTCTCCTCGAGTTCACCAACCAGATCTTCGGAAGGACCGCAGGCAAGTTCTCACGCCTGGGCATCGATGTGCGTATCACCCCCCCCTCCCTGCTATTGGGGAAAGGGGTCTCGCCTCTCTTCTTCCACGAGGCCGCACATCTCCATCTCTCCATACAGGGGACGTTCGGGACCTTTCTCCTGTCTCTCATCCTGAAACATCCTTTGAGATAA
- the nadC gene encoding carboxylating nicotinate-nucleotide diphosphorylase: protein MRSRMKSLQEMYQRELDALISLALEEDLGEEGDVTSKAVFPPEAEGAARVVSKGEGILAGDFVFERVFRKINERISVSFLRQDGDVLSRGDVVAELSGPMADLLTGERIALNFLAFLSGIATYTSKFVKEAGKSGHTVILDTRKTLPGFRRLSKYAVRIGGGENHRMGLYDMVLIKDNHIDGAGSITKAVERVRERWGDRFKIEVECRTVEEVEEALGAGVHIIMLDNMSPSEMEESIRRGRGKVLFECSGDMDLPKIAEVSKLGVDYISVGRITHSAPAFDFSMKVVAAG, encoded by the coding sequence ATGCGATCGAGGATGAAGTCCCTTCAGGAGATGTACCAAAGAGAGTTGGATGCGTTGATCTCTCTCGCCCTGGAGGAGGACCTGGGAGAGGAAGGTGACGTCACCAGCAAGGCCGTCTTTCCTCCCGAGGCGGAGGGTGCCGCCCGCGTGGTGAGTAAAGGGGAGGGGATACTGGCTGGTGATTTCGTGTTCGAGAGGGTCTTTCGGAAGATCAACGAGCGCATCTCGGTTTCGTTCCTCCGGCAGGACGGGGATGTGCTTTCCCGTGGAGATGTGGTGGCTGAGCTTTCCGGCCCGATGGCGGATCTCCTCACGGGGGAGCGGATCGCCCTCAACTTCCTGGCGTTCCTCTCCGGGATCGCCACCTATACGTCGAAGTTCGTGAAGGAGGCGGGGAAGTCGGGACACACGGTGATCCTCGACACCCGGAAGACCCTCCCCGGATTCCGACGCCTCTCGAAGTACGCGGTGAGGATCGGGGGCGGGGAAAACCACAGGATGGGTCTCTATGACATGGTGCTCATCAAGGACAACCACATAGATGGGGCGGGATCCATCACCAAGGCGGTGGAGCGGGTCAGAGAGAGATGGGGGGATCGCTTCAAGATAGAGGTGGAGTGTCGTACCGTGGAAGAGGTGGAAGAGGCCCTCGGTGCCGGTGTACACATCATCATGCTCGACAACATGTCACCGAGTGAGATGGAGGAATCGATACGCCGGGGGAGGGGAAAGGTCCTCTTCGAGTGTTCGGGGGATATGGACCTTCCGAAGATCGCCGAAGTCTCGAAACTCGGAGTTGACTATATCTCGGTGGGCAGGATCACACATTCAGCCCCTGCGTTCGATTTTTCCATGAAAGTAGTCGCTGCAGGATAG
- the nadB gene encoding L-aspartate oxidase yields MGVWNREYVDVVVLGSGLAGLSAAVAAAEEGLDVLVVTKEDNPLESNTYLAQGGIVYRGEKDSPDLLMRDILEAGAYYNLKEAVRLVAEEGPGMVEEYLIKRAGVPFDTTTDGFDFTKEGAHSLRRILHVKDETGKSIQEHFLAYVGSNPHVKFLSGYTAIDLVTNSHNSLDPEERYRRSRVVGVYLLNPEGGVDLVFTGAVVLATGGIGNLFLHTSNPPGATGDGVAMASRAGVPVINAHFIQFHPTVLYHRDFKRMLITEAFRGEGARLMNHSGEYFMERIHPLKDLAPRDEVARAIYREMEREGTEYVFLDARTLSVDVRTRFPYIYQSCLQLGLDISKDPIPVVPAAHYFCGGVKVNLDGRTELSGLYAVGECACTGVHGANRLASVSLLEALTFGIRAGKDIARRHSRPTRRLQRSIPDWVFPPQEEDVDPVLVKSDLKYLRSLMWHYVGIIRTSKRLNRALADINYLQHRVESFYKKAKVRRDIVELRNAVLVARIITQSAVSQQVSVGCHYVEH; encoded by the coding sequence ATGGGTGTCTGGAACAGGGAGTATGTGGACGTGGTGGTGCTGGGATCGGGGCTCGCAGGACTCAGTGCCGCCGTGGCTGCCGCCGAAGAAGGTCTCGATGTCCTCGTGGTCACCAAGGAGGATAATCCTCTCGAATCGAACACCTACCTGGCGCAGGGAGGGATCGTATACCGGGGGGAGAAGGATTCTCCCGACCTCCTCATGAGGGATATCCTTGAGGCAGGGGCCTACTACAATCTCAAGGAGGCCGTACGGCTGGTTGCCGAAGAAGGTCCCGGGATGGTGGAAGAGTATCTCATAAAACGGGCGGGTGTTCCGTTCGACACCACAACGGATGGATTCGATTTCACCAAGGAAGGGGCCCATAGCCTGAGGCGTATTCTCCATGTGAAGGACGAGACGGGAAAGAGCATCCAGGAGCACTTCCTCGCCTATGTGGGTTCGAATCCGCATGTGAAATTCCTCTCCGGCTACACGGCAATCGATCTCGTGACGAACAGTCACAACTCTCTAGATCCCGAGGAACGGTATCGCAGATCCCGGGTGGTAGGAGTGTATCTTCTGAACCCGGAAGGCGGGGTCGATCTGGTCTTCACCGGGGCGGTGGTCCTTGCCACCGGCGGGATCGGCAATCTGTTCCTTCACACCTCGAATCCGCCGGGAGCCACGGGTGATGGAGTGGCGATGGCCTCCCGTGCGGGGGTTCCGGTGATCAACGCCCATTTCATCCAGTTTCATCCCACTGTGCTGTACCATAGGGACTTCAAGCGAATGCTCATCACAGAGGCCTTTCGAGGGGAAGGTGCCCGCCTGATGAACCATTCGGGCGAGTACTTCATGGAGCGCATACATCCGCTCAAGGATCTGGCTCCCAGGGATGAAGTGGCCCGGGCCATCTACCGGGAGATGGAGAGGGAGGGGACGGAGTATGTGTTCCTCGATGCGAGAACGCTCTCCGTGGATGTGAGGACGCGATTCCCCTACATCTATCAATCCTGTCTGCAGCTCGGACTGGACATCTCCAAGGATCCCATCCCGGTGGTCCCTGCAGCCCACTATTTCTGTGGGGGTGTGAAGGTGAATCTCGATGGGAGAACGGAGCTTTCGGGACTCTATGCCGTGGGGGAGTGCGCCTGCACCGGTGTTCACGGAGCCAACAGGCTGGCCTCTGTTTCGCTACTGGAGGCTCTCACCTTCGGTATCCGTGCCGGTAAGGACATCGCCCGTCGCCACAGCCGCCCCACTCGACGCCTTCAGAGGAGCATACCCGACTGGGTCTTCCCCCCTCAAGAGGAGGACGTGGATCCGGTGCTGGTGAAGAGCGATCTCAAGTACCTCAGGTCTCTGATGTGGCACTATGTGGGGATCATCCGGACATCCAAGCGTCTCAACAGGGCGCTCGCCGATATCAACTACCTCCAACATCGCGTCGAAAGCTTTTACAAGAAGGCGAAGGTGAGGAGGGATATCGTCGAACTCCGGAATGCGGTTCTCGTGGCTCGAATCATCACCCAGTCGGCGGTCTCTCAGCAGGTATCGGTAGGGTGCCACTATGTGGAGCACTAG
- the ispE gene encoding 4-(cytidine 5'-diphospho)-2-C-methyl-D-erythritol kinase, whose translation MVLSPAKVNFHLEILDTREDGYHNIRSIFQTVSIFDRIWIRSLTDTEEDVVDGVPATPEESTVHRAVRIFREATGWRGYVHVKVEKRIPSGAGLGGASSNAAAVLRALDALTGVGLGEERLAELGLKVGSDVPFFCRASAALVEGRGEVIHPVKPRDDFWLLCVAPGFPISTVQAYALYDERKGLVMHEGVSPRRIVESYESYAPQDWGFHNAFFDVLVPRYPLLQDIVQGLAELGALYANVSGSGSVVYGVFPSFIDLVRADAAMVRQGYETYRAHPLKRLPRVWCA comes from the coding sequence ATGGTGCTCTCCCCTGCCAAAGTGAACTTCCATCTCGAAATACTTGACACGAGGGAGGATGGTTATCATAATATACGATCGATATTCCAGACGGTATCCATATTCGACCGGATATGGATTCGCTCTTTGACAGACACGGAAGAAGATGTAGTGGATGGTGTTCCGGCCACTCCTGAAGAGAGTACTGTTCACAGGGCAGTCCGGATCTTCAGAGAGGCGACAGGGTGGAGAGGATATGTCCATGTCAAGGTGGAAAAGCGCATCCCTTCCGGGGCGGGTCTCGGCGGGGCTTCGAGCAATGCTGCTGCCGTGCTGAGGGCGCTCGATGCCCTCACGGGAGTCGGTTTGGGAGAAGAACGACTCGCTGAGCTCGGACTAAAGGTGGGCAGCGACGTCCCCTTCTTTTGTCGTGCTTCGGCCGCCCTCGTGGAGGGAAGGGGGGAGGTGATCCATCCGGTGAAACCCAGGGACGACTTCTGGCTCCTCTGTGTGGCACCCGGATTCCCCATATCCACCGTGCAGGCGTACGCCCTTTATGATGAACGGAAAGGTCTCGTGATGCACGAGGGGGTGTCCCCGAGGCGGATCGTGGAGTCCTATGAGTCGTACGCACCGCAAGACTGGGGGTTTCACAATGCGTTTTTCGACGTACTCGTTCCCCGATATCCTCTCCTCCAAGATATCGTGCAGGGGTTGGCTGAGCTAGGGGCCTTGTACGCGAACGTCTCAGGTAGTGGGAGTGTGGTGTACGGGGTTTTTCCCTCCTTTATCGATCTTGTGAGGGCGGATGCTGCGATGGTT